aaaaaaagtaataacaaCAAGTTCTGTGtaaactgtaaaataaatattaactagtggtagtaataaatattacatattattttagtggTACGGCTCAGTAGTCAGTACagaattgtaattattttaatatataataccatAGAACTACGATGAGTGACACGCAAGAAAATCTTGATTTTGATCGTCCTTTAGTATCCTTTTCAAACATACCACAACAGTCTTCAATACtcaaaattatttacgtagtaacaatataataaagtattaagtagtacTAATAACCATTACAGAATCCATCTTCATACTATGAATATTTAAGTAGTATTGAAatcaattgttatttttgcaATAATTCTGAGATATTCCTTAAAATCAATACAGATGGATACTAAGTCATATGAAATACTCatttcaaaactaaaagtctCACTTTGTGATGTAGATGGATGTACAACCAaccatttaaataatgtaattttggAGTGCAAAACTTGTATCGAACAGGTTTGTTATGTTATGGCTTGTTGAATATAAAAgtgtgttaaataaaaaaattatttaccaactatatatattatttattaatactttattgcaaatatagaaatacagtttgtttaaaatatagttaatgAAAACATTTTCATACTTTCAGTGTTTATGTGCAGCTATGAATTCTATAGATTCCTTGAATTGTAATTACTTATTGAGTTGTCTAGAAAATGCAGGTTGTTTGTTGCAAATGCTCTCAGACTTTATTAGGAAAGTATTGGCATCTGTACCTTTTGTGTGCTCAAACATGAAGCATTATCCTACTGCCACTggatgtataattttatttgtcttcAATTATTGCAAGACCAGGTAAATGTTGTAATAATActcaatatttttacattgtaCAAGCTGCATCACAATAATTGCAATTGGTCTAATTgtcatagttttaaattaatatataatttttaaattattaatttgtaaatattttttgtgaccATTTCAGTGAATGTGTATATGGTGAATACCTTATGAAAGCACAAAGACAACTAAAAGAATTGTTTAGAACATGCCATGAACTACAGCTCACTTACCTGATGTCCTTAGAAACACATTTCACCTTTGATTTGAGTCAAGCAGATGATTTAGGGGTTTTATTGGAAGGTAAGCGAAACAAACATGTTTGTCTTGTTGATGTTGAGAACAAGATGTTCTAATTTTTTCAATGTTTGGATTTCATagcaaaacatttaaaataagtaaaaagttTGTTGTGATTGCTATCCTGCTATTGTTTTTCAGTACTAGacattaatttgaaaattagtCAAGTGGTAGAAAACCTAGATATCAAGACAATGGCAGAACAATGGAAAGCTTACACAGCATTATGTGATAAATATTGCAAATACATTGAAGACAAGCACATATATAGAAATTGTGTGGATATGTTGTGTGAGATGGTTAGGAGAAAcatgaaaaatgtattagaggtATAAATGACAAgcaaaattcattttattcataGAATTTATTCCTTCTTATGacttcttttttaaaaattaatttatttgtgtcCTGTGCTTTAGACGTGCCCAGATGGAGCAGGCAAGACTGTAATTAGACCGGTGAAAGTCGCCAGCTTCGGAATAAAAATTCTAACTAAATTATgcaatatctttaaaaaggcAACTCACTATAATGATGAGATAATTTaccttttaatatttctaaacACGTAAGTTACATTTTGATTAAAGGTTTtcgttaatttaaaattgcattGCAATACAATTCTTTActatttgaaattgaaaagaAAGACTgaaactataattatttcacTGTACCGAGGATTAAGGGACCCTTTTAGATTATTCTCAAGCGGAAGAAAACCTCAAAGCGCCGTCCgtaaaacagattcagatatAGAAGTGGTTATAATATATAGGCTAAcacaaagataaaaatatttttcaggtACAACGTGTCCTACCTGGAAACATATTTGAAGACTCCCTCAGAAATAACTAAAGTCATCGAAGAAAACACGAGAGCTCCTTCGGTGGCCTTGGTCGACGCCTTAGCCGCCGAAGAAGCGTTTATTCATGTGAGTGGACAGCGATATTGTCATTAATTATCTAGTTTCGCTAGTCAGAAGTTCTAACGACGTGAACTATTTCATTATTCGTGAAATGAATCATTTGTTTTAGGACATCTGCAAAGTGAACGAAGTCAAATTTGAGAATGAGAAGTTTATCGGCTACTTAATTCTTCTCACGGACGTCATGAGGATCTCACCGAGCGACACGAGACTGAACGTGATGTCCCGAATGTTTCGTCTATTGCCAGACGGTAAGCGGCGACGGGCCTCGCCTCGAGGCGACTTCGGGTCGAGTGATCGCGGCCTTTAATTCCAGGCCACGTCTGGTTCAACGTCGGAATAGAAATGGAAGTCGACAATAAAAGGTTCGGTCTGTACGAGTACGCGCTGACGGTCGGCTCGGCCTTCGCGAGGACGCTGAGCGGCGACGGGTACGCGGCGCTGGAACGCCTCCTGTTGACGAGTCTGTTGGAGACCGACTGCTACGGTGCTCTCTTCGCGGCCGATCTGTGGATTCTGTCGATGAGGTGGGCGGTCGAAAACGATCGAGACCCGTTTTGTATTCGTTTAACGCGAGTTTTTAACACGAAGCTATCTCACGCAGGTCGAGCGATTCCACACTGGTGGCGGAGACCGCGTCGG
The Pieris napi chromosome 1, ilPieNapi1.2, whole genome shotgun sequence DNA segment above includes these coding regions:
- the LOC125056728 gene encoding uncharacterized protein LOC125056728 isoform X1, with translation MSDTQENLDFDRPLMDTKSYEILISKLKVSLCDVDGCTTNHLNNVILECKTCIEQCLCAAMNSIDSLNCNYLLSCLENAGCLLQMLSDFIRKVLASVPFVCSNMKHYPTATGCIILFVFNYCKTSECVYGEYLMKAQRQLKELFRTCHELQLTYLMSLETHFTFDLSQADDLGVLLEVLDINLKISQVVENLDIKTMAEQWKAYTALCDKYCKYIEDKHIYRNCVDMLCEMVRRNMKNVLETCPDGAGKTVIRPVKVASFGIKILTKLCNIFKKATHYNDEIIYLLIFLNTYNVSYLETYLKTPSEITKVIEENTRAPSVALVDALAAEEAFIHDICKVNEVKFENEKFIGYLILLTDVMRISPSDTRLNVMSRMFRLLPDGHVWFNVGIEMEVDNKRFGLYEYALTVGSAFARTLSGDGYAALERLLLTSLLETDCYGALFAADLWILSMRSSDSTLVAETASALIEVYRSLARKPAFHRSPQNVHLTRVIRNLFGLCARRDKDRILNLYKIEDHFDLWSALTPTEVGGGRSAVGTFVTMLKGCLDIDEMENASPPSNPVAGERPTDLISGTLSTLWSESRTDEGDEALRGERIRRLTALTETFGPLLSEEAVREIHGTIGDLLRSGDENVAFVLFQKYCSFYERGLVPRDALSRDVFAESLEADDPIRRHAFVTLERFRRVDRVVREDPTSVGPSADREPRRGTPQFELRLRSVRSHRFSHGCLSDESPSADAERPRSKRMKLDDGEREDLISRIEENVRRLSELEAEGGLSDERKSQLSNVFYKLQNILES
- the LOC125056728 gene encoding uncharacterized protein LOC125056728 isoform X2, which encodes MSDTQENLDFDRPLMDTKSYEILISKLKVSLCDVDGCTTNHLNNVILECKTCIEQCLCAAMNSIDSLNCNYLLSCLENAGCLLQMLSDFIRKVLASVPFVCSNMKHYPTATGCIILFVFNYCKTSECVYGEYLMKAQRQLKELFRTCHELQLTYLMSLETHFTFDLSQADDLGVLLEVLDINLKISQVVENLDIKTMAEQWKAYTALCDKYCKYIEDKHIYRNCVDMLCEMVRRNMKNVLETCPDGAGKTVIRPVKVASFGIKILTKLCNIFKKATHYNDEIIYLLIFLNTYNVSYLETYLKTPSEITKVIEENTRAPSVALVDALAAEEAFIHDICKVNEVKFENEKFIGYLILLTDVMRISPSDTRLNVMSRMFRLLPDEMEVDNKRFGLYEYALTVGSAFARTLSGDGYAALERLLLTSLLETDCYGALFAADLWILSMRSSDSTLVAETASALIEVYRSLARKPAFHRSPQNVHLTRVIRNLFGLCARRDKDRILNLYKIEDHFDLWSALTPTEVGGGRSAVGTFVTMLKGCLDIDEMENASPPSNPVAGERPTDLISGTLSTLWSESRTDEGDEALRGERIRRLTALTETFGPLLSEEAVREIHGTIGDLLRSGDENVAFVLFQKYCSFYERGLVPRDALSRDVFAESLEADDPIRRHAFVTLERFRRVDRVVREDPTSVGPSADREPRRGTPQFELRLRSVRSHRFSHGCLSDESPSADAERPRSKRMKLDDGEREDLISRIEENVRRLSELEAEGGLSDERKSQLSNVFYKLQNILES
- the LOC125056728 gene encoding uncharacterized protein LOC125056728 isoform X3, which encodes MKAQRQLKELFRTCHELQLTYLMSLETHFTFDLSQADDLGVLLEVLDINLKISQVVENLDIKTMAEQWKAYTALCDKYCKYIEDKHIYRNCVDMLCEMVRRNMKNVLETCPDGAGKTVIRPVKVASFGIKILTKLCNIFKKATHYNDEIIYLLIFLNTYNVSYLETYLKTPSEITKVIEENTRAPSVALVDALAAEEAFIHDICKVNEVKFENEKFIGYLILLTDVMRISPSDTRLNVMSRMFRLLPDGHVWFNVGIEMEVDNKRFGLYEYALTVGSAFARTLSGDGYAALERLLLTSLLETDCYGALFAADLWILSMRSSDSTLVAETASALIEVYRSLARKPAFHRSPQNVHLTRVIRNLFGLCARRDKDRILNLYKIEDHFDLWSALTPTEVGGGRSAVGTFVTMLKGCLDIDEMENASPPSNPVAGERPTDLISGTLSTLWSESRTDEGDEALRGERIRRLTALTETFGPLLSEEAVREIHGTIGDLLRSGDENVAFVLFQKYCSFYERGLVPRDALSRDVFAESLEADDPIRRHAFVTLERFRRVDRVVREDPTSVGPSADREPRRGTPQFELRLRSVRSHRFSHGCLSDESPSADAERPRSKRMKLDDGEREDLISRIEENVRRLSELEAEGGLSDERKSQLSNVFYKLQNILES